In Rhipicephalus sanguineus isolate Rsan-2018 chromosome 1, BIME_Rsan_1.4, whole genome shotgun sequence, the DNA window aagaattagggataagagttaatggagagtatctcagtaacctgcgattcgctgatgacattgcattgatgagtaacgcgggagctcatgattactgaactggatacggaaagtagaagagtaggtctgaaaattaatatgcataaaactaaagtaatgtggaacaatcttggcagagaacagcgctttgcgataggtggagagacactggaagttgtaaaggagtacgtctacttaggacaggtagtaaccgcggagccgaaccatgagagtgaaataactagaagaataaggatgggatgctcattcggcaagcattctcaaatcatgaatggtaatctaccactatccctcaagagaaaggtatataacagctgcatcttaccggtacttacctacggagcagaaacctggagacttacaaagagggttcaacttaaattgaggacgacgcagcgagcgatggaaaggaaaaagagacaggaagagagcagagtgggtcagggaacaaacgggggttaaggacatcatagttgaaatcaagaagaagaaatggatatgggccgggcacgtagcacgtcggcaggataaccggtggtcgttaagggtaactgactggattccaagagatggtaaacgcgtgagggggagacagaaaattatgtgggtagatgagattaagaagtttgtagggataacgtggcagcagaaagcacaggaccgggttgattggcggaacatgggagaggcctttgccctgcagtgggcgtagacaggctgatgatgatgatgatgatatatatatatatatatatatatatatatatatatatatatatatatatatatatatatatatatatatatatatatatatatatatatatatatatatatatatatatatatgcacacatttATTATGCATGCCACGAGACAGTTGCTTCTAAGATTTCTAGCTAGCGTATGACTCAGGGCACGCGAGATATGCAAAGCAGTTCGCTTTCGTGTATCTGTATGCATCTGTATGAATGATATTTCTTTCTTCAGTTCATAACCtccatttttcgattttgcaagTTGTACCATCATCTGCTGCAACCACTTCTATAATCACTAGAACAGTTTTCGTTCCAACAAAATATCACCCAGCTTGTGTATCGTCTCCTGAGGAGTCGTCGGCATCAAAACGCGCACATTCCTCCACAGAAACGGGGAGCTCGTTAACTACTCCAGATTGGTTCCACTTATTTTTTAAATCAAGAGTAGCAACTTCGAAAATGACGTTAGAGAAGGAGATGATCCTGCTCACCCGCCTTACAGAAACGTCATGCATGTGCCATATATGAGCCTTAATTATAGTTTAGTAATAGTGAAGTTAATTATAGTTAAGTTACAGTAATATGTTATGTGGCAATGTCAAAATATATTGGAGGTGATACAATACCACGTACGCATTTGTGCATAATGGTCATTACGAATAAATAAACATGAGGTCAAATATTTAGAGTGCATCGTACGTATGACAAAGCGTAATGTGGGTCGTTGCAAACTTATCGGCGACCCTGGCACTTTCGCTTTTTGCAGCGATTTTCATCACTACAGCTAAGAAAAGTAACGATCAgccggtgttcggctgctgacacaGTGGACCAACATTAATAATTCGCAGCGACTGCCGGCGCCTCCGAAGGAGCAACGTGCCTGCGCTGCTGAAGTGTCCGCACGTCAAAGGGCACGTGCTCGAAAGGGAGCCAGCCGTCGCCAGTAGGGCTCCACTCAGCTGTCGGCGCTCATATCAGCAGCAGCGAACGAGAGTCGAAAGGGGGGAACAGCGCGCGGCGCAAGAAGCCGCCAGCAAACAAGGCCGCGGGAGCCCAGGTGCGCGTCTCGTCAGCAGGCCCGGGCTCCCAGGTAGGCAGCGCCGTGTTTGTCTAGAGAACGTTCCGCCCGGAGATCATTCTGATTAACAACAGCAGCCCGAGGCGAGGAACGGCGCTTCCCAAGACAGCGCGCTTCGACAGGCAACAAAACGCGCGAGAACCGACAGgcaagacataaaaaaaaagaatgcatatAAGATCCACGGGGGCTCTTTTGCATTccgcgccgggggggggggggggggggggggggcttcgcgCGGTCCTCCGCTCACGTCCCAGGCTCCAATCGTGCCTCGAGGTGGCAGCAACAACGGAGCCAGCATCAGCCGCCCCCGGACGACTCTCTGTTTGGTTAGCGAACGGCACCGAAACTTTCCCGTGGCGCACGAAGATATTTTTGTGTTTGGACTCCGGCCCGAGAAATCGGGGCGACAGCGCGCAGCCCGTATTTATCCGTCGTCCccaaggacaacaacaacaaagcaagCGCCGCGTGCGTCCAACTTTTTGGACCCGCACGGGATGCGCGCGTCCCATTGTTTTTCCTCTCGCGGCGCGAGGTGCGCGCTCCACCGAGGCGTTGTTATTCAAACGGTGTTACCGCTTCCACGGCACGGCCCAGAGAGCGCACACACTTGCCGACACCCCACCGCCCCCAATCGGGGCGAAGAAGGCACTCGCTCTACAAGCATACGTCAGCAAGACGCTCTGGCGCACTATTGCGGGCCGCCGGGGGTCATTGTCAGGCTGCGATAATCTTTATCGGAAGCCAGAATCGTTCGGGACTCTCTGGTCCGTTTTTCGTCGCACGCGCGGGGGACTGTGGGCGGTTCGCGTGCGCAGTTCATGCGCCGTTTCCTCTTAGGCGCTCTCCTTGTTTCCAAGCCCTCGCCCTCGAGTGACGCCTCGGCTAACACGCGTTTTCTTTTAATAGGTCCAGCGGAGCCAGTCAGCCTGCAGAAAAGAGCTGGCGCAGCCTCGATAAAGCCGCCTTTCGGGACACCCACGGTACCAGTGCGCGAAACTCGTCCCGCAGACGCGACTGAACCTGCCAGACGGGCGCCATGAACGCTGCGGCGTTGAGCGCGCTTCTCTTGCTGCTCGTCCAGCGTGCGGCGGCGGACTGCGTCTTCCGGGGCCACTGCGCCAACGACGAGGACACCGACAAGGCCATTCCCTGCGCAGTCCGGCAGAAACCCGCGCCCATAGGCGACGACTCCTCGTGGCGGCTATTCTCCGACGTTTGCCCGCAGTTGGCTGCCGAAGTGAAGGTCGACCGCGCCGTGTGCTGCGAAGTCTCCCAGGTGCAAGACCTCGCCCGCGAGCTCGAGCAGCCCGCGAGACTCGGCATGACCAAGTGCCCCGCCTGCATGCTCAACTTCAAGGACTTGATGTGCCGTATGACGTGTTCACCGAAGCAGTCGCAGTTCCTGGCGGTCAACGCCACGGGCAAGGCTGGCTCCGGCCCGCACGTCGCTGAAATGGTGTACGCTCTGCGGCCCGATTACGCCCAGGGCGTCTACGACTCGTGCAAGGATGTACGCAGTGTTGTGCTCGGCATCAAGCTCATGACGCTCATGTGCGGCGGTCGCGTTCTCGGCTGCTCGCCCCAGAAGTGGCTCGATTTCCTTGGCTCTACATCGGCCGAGGGTGGCTATTCGCCCTTCAAGATCCACCATGTCATCACCGAGCACCCGGTGGCTCCCCTCGGCCGGCCCCTGACGCCCCTCGCGGCCCCTTTCTTGATGCCCTGCTAAGGATGAACCCTCTTGTACATCAATCGATTTTAGTAATGTAAAAATAAACTGTATTTTATAGTTTCCTTGTTCTTCTTTGTGAGCAATGCACGCATGAGCAGCTAAGCTTTTGAAGCTCCTCTGCGTTCCAACTCCTGCGATGCAGCCCAGAAATGGGTGCTTCTCGCAGACCAGGGCGTGACCTCCTTACATCAGACAGGCGATATATATTTCCGTGCTCGTTTCAGCGTTCGCAATGTTCTCGCTGGAACTTGATTGTCCCTGACTGAATGTGTGCATGGCAAACTAGTATATACGATGAAATGAGCCTGGTTAATTTGAATGTATCGCGAAACTTTCCACGGAATGCAATCCCGAACCGAATGTCAGTGACGTCGACAATATGGTTACGAGGAATTGAATGCATGCGTACTCTTTCTAAGCCATTCTAGCTCGGCAGGTGgtagaggagagagaagaacaaTGCACAGAAATGTTCAAAGGTAAACTATAGCGCACTTCATCGTATAGCTTCTGCTTGAGGATAAGCTTGTACTATTTGTCCTTCGTGAGTATCTATTAAAAGCGCTTGCAACAATCAAGGAACGTAAGTAACAAGAAACATGCCTTTTCCTTTGTACTTTTCTTGTTTTACGCGCTATCTAAATTGTAATTACTGGATAAATTTATTATCCGCCATAATGCGAACACTCCAAATAAGCGAAGCGACTGTCGTTTATTGTTAGCAATACGTCTTCGTGTTTTCTGCTTCCTTCTCTGGTCACTCTTTAGCGCAATCTTCGTGGCATTTGGTAACATCCGCGCACTCACAAAGATTGCGTTATTTGCAGCCTTTCAGGCGGACGTCACTTTTTTCTATAGTGAAATGCGCTGGCATTAGGCGGCTCCATTTTTGTGTGGTCCAGCACATCGCTGTTTCCAGTGAGCGATACCTTAGCGACAGTACAGCGTACAGACCCGTGGCTTCTGcgatatacatatttttttaaacattttattattcttttttactgaGGCGGCAAGAAGGATAACACAATACCATTCAGGCGCATCGATTGATCATATAGCTTCTTTATTTTCTGTTAAGTTTTGTCTGCTTACTGCGTTGCTTTCTTTGGAGCATCTCATGCCATTTCTCTCGATTCTGCGATGGCGTACGTCAGAGAACGAGCCGTGTGAATCAACTTCTctgtagtattttttttttttttaccgcaaaGTCAGACAGCCGGCAAGCGTGCACTCTTACGTTGAAGTGCCGAAGCGGATGTGCGACATAGTTCTAAGGCAAGTCCATGATCTGTGGAACTCGGGCGAATGGCTGGTGCATCACGATGCTCTCGCTTAAAcctttccctaccgaagacgagctaaGCTCATCCACACAGTTTGTACCGCTCCTATACCGAAGACGATCGAGCTGGGCTCGTCCGCGATGAAACAAGCATTTGGGGGCGCCGaagttaagctaccctgattcattttgccgtgttctctttggcttcaacagagagcgcggtaaaaaaaaaattaaaacgcgCTCAAAGGATGCGTTTTGATCGAGAAAGGACTTGATTCATGTAGTTGGAATCAGAAAACGGCGTCCTCCTCTGTGCGCGAGCGCTGCGCGCGTGCCGGAACCACCccgctccgaaaaaaaaaaaataataataatgccccTGTTTGCCGAAGTTTCGTGAAAGGAAGCATTTCACTTCTCGTGCGagtgtggcagcgactacacaTAGCACCGTAGTTTCTCTAAATCATCGGATTCGGACGACGAGCGCGTATCGACGTATCGGCCGTGGACGAAAGATGCAAGCTAACCCCCACCGTGGCGTCCAAGGTTTGTTTTCACGCACTCGCTTCCttgcgctttattttttttagtttcaaaGAGACGTTTTCTGCACCGAGGACTGGAGAGCTTAGGGCCCTTTCTGCGGTCCAGTGCAGTGAAACCAATCCTCTGcgcataaaaaagaaagaaaaaagaaaatattttgcgTGTATCTTGCGATTAAAGCGCCTCTGAATAATTTTTtaagttgtttcaagacacgtaTGATCACACAGGCAAATTAAAAAAAGCAGTATTTTTGCATCGATTTAGGCCAAAAAACGTCGTAGGGACCGGGTTAGTCAGCCATGAGTGTGTAGCGCTTCCTGACAAAGACGAAATGATAGCCCTTCTTGCTCCTTGCGACTCGTTATCTCCAAGACTGGAACGAGAGGTTAAAGTTAAGTGTTTTCGGAATGTGGAAGAGATAAAGAAGAGATAATGACGGAAGTAATGAAGGTCATCAGTTTGCAAAAGTGGCAATGCAGTTGTGAACAGTAAATTAGCGGCGAAGCAAGTCTATGACAGCCCTAAGAGAGAGTACGTTGATAGTGAGTAATGTTTTAGAGTATTCAAATAAAAAATAACAATTCTGATTCCATTTTGGTGTCGCCTCGTATGCATATATGTGATGGTATATGCAATGTTATACAAGCACGGACACGTGACGCAGTTTATTTGCTTTTTGTTATTTTGGAAGTGACGTCACGGCAGTTACTGTTTGTGTTACCAGAATTGTTCCCCTGTAACGCGCACGGTGAACGGCCTGTCAAACGCCGTGTTTTGAACTTACAGACTTCTTTGGAAGTTTCGACAACACGCCCACGCATATCTGGATGGATGCGCGAGTCCGCATGAGTGCGGTGCTGACGTATATTTGTAGGAAAATTTTGAGTGGTTAGGAACTCGTGCAGATTGTAATGGCAGGTGTGAGTTTGTGTGCGCGGTTTCCTATACGCGCAATGCAGCAACGCTATACGTCTCCCCTACTTAACAAACTAGTCTTGAATCGTGTTCTTTTCCAGCACGGTCGGGCCCGTCACTTCGCAAGCGGTAACCAACACAGCGCGCCTATTACGCTACCGTAGTAATTAACCTGCCTTCGATCATTGGAGCGTAGCGGTTCGTGGTGATATCTTAACAGCATCGCAGATGAACACGCTTGCTTGTGAGGATGTTTGCACTGATAATCAGATAAGCGATCGTATACGCAGAGAGAGCCTCCGGGCAATAGTCAAACTATCGCCAAATATAGAGATGAAGCGTATATGCACATAAGAGTGCATAGGCTTTATATAACGAACGCCGGTAAGAGAGAGTGGCGAATTCTAAACCGTGTGATCACTTACGAAAGTTGCAACGAACCTTGTTAGGGCGTGGAGACACCGCGTAAACTTCTGTGTATATAGACGCCATCGTCAATCAATTATACTTTATAagtagggctccatgttttcagttaaatcagaaaaaaatccgataaacactcaccGGTCAAATTTTTGAGAATTCGAATTTCTCCGGTAAACTCCGATGGTAACGGCCAATagctgttccgttctttatcgataataatatctggggtttaacgtcccaaaaccacgatatgattatgtgggacgccgtagttgaaggctccggaaatttcgaccgcctggggttctttgacatgcacccaaatctaagtacacgggcctcaaacattttcgcctgcatcgaaaacgcagccgccgcggccgggattcgatcccgcgaccttcgggtcagcagtcgagcgccgtaaccactagaccaccgtggcggggccgttcTTTATTGAATGAGCATGCTCGAGTGGTCATtgaacatcggccggtttggtctgtataaactttacctcacgtcaacGGTATCTTCTAGAccgcacccatcgcacatttaagAAAGAGCTTTTGACGCGCACGGAGCAAGAGACGCCAACGAACATGTAGGGCCCGTGTGAGCGCGAGACGACATCTTGatatacctcccccccccccccccccccctcccccccccctccccccccccccccccggcggcaCTGGGGCGCGCCGGATGACATCGAATATAAGGagctcgtaaagtatgcttgcgtctattacaacaggCTTTAgggttgtaatacgcacaaacgtaggcGTTCTGTATTCAAtcatttgtgcttgtgtgttcaaACCTTCTATAGAAAACTAAAAGATCTTTCGTGTGTTGTGATGTTTTCATATCATTTGATCTAAGATATTAGAGTGTTGCGAGtcatgcaaaattaaacaccgaatgtcgaagaattggggatttacgaaagATAAACTCCGATAAGCGCCGAATTGCCACCAAAAATTAAACttggaaaaacaccctccgaatttcaagaaaaataaactccgaaaactcGGAGCCCTATTTATAGGCTTACGTGCCTTGCGTCCTTACAAATCCTTAATCCTTCAGTCTTGAAATCATCGCAGATTTAATTGCAGGGGTTTGTTCCCAGAGGGCCGCCGCTGTTTTTGATGTACTATATGCCTACCCTAGGGTGCGCATGTGCCTGATAAATTgtttttgcttatttatttatttatttatttatttatttatttatttatttatttatttatttattcgcagAAACACCTGCCTTCTTAGTTGAGGTGCACTTCTTTCGATACTAACTGAATTTTAAATGTTAGAATAACAAAAGGAGAACAAGTATTTTTGTTCACAAAAATTTATGACTTCACtctaattaaaaaaagaaatcctgaggttttacgtgccaaaacgaggATATGATTAGCAAATAATGCAAAACAAAACGAAACCTTATATAAGTGACTAGGCATTGCGTGCAAGAAATGTGTTCCGCAGGCCTATCTCTTTCTCTtgagtgggaaaaaaaagaaaaggaaaaagacatagAATACCTCTTGCTGAAGTGCACCAATCATACTTTTTAAAAAggaagtaatatatatatatatatatatatatatatatatatatatatatatatatatatatatatatatatatatatatatatatatatatatatatatatatatatatatatatatatactcagctAACAATTTCGCGCTCTTTTGAAGTGGCACCATGTGGGAATATAACTTCGAAAAGAAGTTTTGCGGTCAAGTAAAAGCCATGACTTCATGCGTATGAAAAAGGAAACCTGTAAGGCAGTGGGGTCAAGTGACGCGTTTGCGACAGTTACTGCGCATCTTTTTTGTCATGTGGATGCCATTCTTTGCGCCTCAGTATAAGATCGCGTTGCTGAAaacgaggtcgcgggttcaattatAGCGGACGCGGTAGCCCCATTTTGACGAGTccaaaataaaagagagagagagagagaaagaaacgcccgtgtacttagcctTCGGTG includes these proteins:
- the LOC119376247 gene encoding NPC intracellular cholesterol transporter 1, producing the protein MNAAALSALLLLLVQRAAADCVFRGHCANDEDTDKAIPCAVRQKPAPIGDDSSWRLFSDVCPQLAAEVKVDRAVCCEVSQVQDLARELEQPARLGMTKCPACMLNFKDLMCRMTCSPKQSQFLAVNATGKAGSGPHVAEMVYALRPDYAQGVYDSCKDVRSVVLGIKLMTLMCGGRVLGCSPQKWLDFLGSTSAEGGYSPFKIHHVITEHPVAPLGRPLTPLAAPFLMPC